The following coding sequences lie in one Enterococcus sp. 9E7_DIV0242 genomic window:
- a CDS encoding helix-turn-helix domain-containing protein translates to MEIGEKLKNLRIQKNLTQEELGERTDLTKGYISQLERDLSSPSMETFFNILEVLGITPEDFFSEDSVEQKIVYGEQDCTYYLDEDNGYQLKWLIPESNEKEMEPVLLTFDKDGEYKNFEPSLSETFVFVLEGTVSLVLGEASHTAKKGEAIYYEATEPHQLKNKSKGKSRVLIVATESYL, encoded by the coding sequence ATGGAGATTGGTGAGAAGCTAAAGAATCTTCGGATTCAAAAAAATCTGACACAGGAAGAGCTTGGTGAGCGGACGGACCTGACAAAAGGGTATATCTCCCAGCTTGAACGTGATTTAAGCTCCCCATCTATGGAGACCTTTTTCAATATCCTTGAGGTTCTAGGAATTACACCAGAGGACTTCTTTAGTGAAGATAGCGTAGAACAAAAAATTGTTTATGGCGAGCAAGACTGTACCTATTATCTTGATGAGGACAACGGGTACCAATTGAAATGGTTGATTCCGGAGTCGAATGAAAAGGAAATGGAGCCTGTTCTATTAACGTTTGATAAGGATGGCGAGTATAAGAATTTTGAACCGTCGCTTTCAGAAACCTTCGTTTTTGTTTTAGAAGGAACTGTCTCATTGGTTCTTGGAGAAGCCAGCCATACAGCAAAAAAAGGTGAGGCAATATATTACGAGGCAACAGAGCCTCATCAATTGAAAAACAAGTCAAAAGGGAAAAGCCGAGTGCTGATCGTGGCGACTGAATCTTATCTTTGA
- a CDS encoding ABC transporter ATP-binding protein, which produces MGKTIISFEDVVKQYDDDEMVLKNVSFEIEEGKFYTLLGPSGCGKTTILRILAGFTDVSKGDVYFDGGRINDVPANKRPVNTVFQDYALFPHMNVFDNVAFGLKIKKMAKAEIEKKVMDALRMVQLPGYEKREISEMSGGQRQRVAIARAIVNEPKVLLLDEPLSALDLKLRTAMQYELRELQQRLGITFIFVTHDQEEALAMSDEIFVMNKGEIVQSGTPVDIYDEPINHFVADFVGESNIVDGRMIEDNLVEFVGKRFECVDGGMRPNEAVEVVLRPEDLTISTVEKGKLIVTVDTQLFRGVHYEIVCHDEHQNEWVVHSTRKAVEGSQVGLFFEPEDIHVMRFNESEEDFDARLESYEE; this is translated from the coding sequence GTGGGAAAAACGATTATTTCATTTGAAGATGTAGTAAAACAGTATGATGATGATGAGATGGTATTGAAAAACGTCAGCTTTGAGATAGAAGAAGGGAAATTCTATACATTACTTGGACCTTCCGGATGTGGAAAAACAACGATTTTACGAATTTTGGCGGGTTTTACAGATGTCAGCAAGGGAGACGTTTACTTTGACGGCGGTCGCATCAATGATGTGCCGGCCAATAAACGCCCGGTAAATACCGTATTTCAGGATTACGCGTTGTTTCCGCATATGAATGTCTTTGATAATGTGGCTTTCGGACTGAAAATCAAAAAAATGGCGAAAGCTGAAATCGAAAAAAAGGTCATGGATGCGTTGCGAATGGTTCAATTGCCTGGCTATGAAAAAAGAGAAATCAGCGAAATGTCCGGTGGTCAAAGACAACGAGTGGCGATTGCTCGAGCGATTGTTAATGAGCCAAAGGTATTATTACTGGATGAGCCGCTTTCGGCGCTGGATTTGAAACTGCGAACAGCTATGCAATATGAGCTGAGAGAGTTGCAGCAACGTTTGGGGATTACGTTTATTTTCGTGACGCATGATCAGGAAGAGGCCTTGGCGATGAGTGATGAGATTTTTGTTATGAATAAAGGCGAGATCGTTCAAAGCGGGACACCAGTAGATATTTATGATGAGCCGATCAACCATTTTGTCGCGGATTTTGTTGGAGAAAGTAATATCGTTGATGGACGAATGATCGAGGATAACTTGGTTGAATTCGTCGGTAAGCGATTTGAATGTGTGGATGGCGGGATGCGTCCGAATGAAGCGGTAGAGGTCGTTTTGCGTCCGGAGGATCTGACGATTTCAACGGTGGAAAAAGGCAAGCTGATCGTGACCGTAGATACCCAGCTTTTCCGTGGTGTTCATTATGAAATCGTCTGTCATGATGAACACCAAAATGAGTGGGTTGTACATTCCACAAGAAAAGCAGTTGAAGGCTCACAGGTCGGGCTGTTTTTTGAACCGGAGGATATCCACGTGATGCGTTTCAACGAGTCGGAAGAAGACTTTGATGCGCGTCTTGAAAGCTATGAAGAGTAG
- a CDS encoding ABC transporter permease translates to MKTVRRIYSVPYALWLMLFVIAPVLMIIYQSFFDMNGQFTLANYQTYFTSGTYLAMTFNSVWYAFLITLVTLLISYPTAYFLTKLQHKQLWLMLVILPTWVNLLLKAYAFIGIFSMHGTINQFLTFMGIGSQQILFTDFSFLFVAAYIELPFMIMPIFNALEEMNPSLISASRDLGANSAETFRRVIFPLSLNGVKSGVQAVFIPSLSLFMLTRLIGGNRVITLGTAIEQHFLVTQNWGMGSTIGVVLIVAMVAVMILTGEKKKGGKIK, encoded by the coding sequence ATGAAAACAGTTCGTCGTATTTATTCCGTTCCTTATGCCCTGTGGTTGATGCTCTTTGTTATCGCACCGGTCTTGATGATTATTTATCAATCCTTTTTTGATATGAATGGGCAATTTACATTAGCAAATTATCAAACGTATTTTACTTCAGGCACGTATCTTGCCATGACCTTTAACTCTGTCTGGTATGCCTTTTTAATTACGTTGGTGACGTTGCTGATCAGCTATCCGACAGCGTATTTCCTGACAAAATTGCAGCATAAGCAGCTCTGGCTAATGCTGGTCATCTTGCCAACATGGGTAAATTTACTATTGAAGGCCTATGCCTTTATTGGGATTTTCAGTATGCACGGAACCATCAATCAGTTTTTGACTTTTATGGGTATCGGTTCACAGCAAATCCTGTTTACAGATTTTAGCTTTCTCTTTGTGGCAGCGTATATCGAATTGCCATTTATGATCATGCCGATTTTTAATGCGTTGGAGGAAATGAATCCATCCTTGATCAGTGCTAGTCGAGATTTGGGGGCAAACAGTGCTGAAACGTTTCGTCGTGTGATTTTTCCTTTGTCATTGAATGGCGTGAAAAGTGGGGTACAGGCAGTGTTTATCCCGTCTCTGTCTCTCTTTATGCTGACTCGTTTGATTGGTGGAAATCGAGTGATTACTTTAGGTACAGCGATCGAACAGCATTTTCTAGTAACGCAGAATTGGGGCATGGGTTCCACGATCGGTGTGGTATTGATCGTCGCTATGGTTGCTGTTATGATTCTGACAGGTGAAAAGAAAAAAGGAGGGAAGATCAAATGA
- a CDS encoding ABC transporter permease, with product MIRKKFKWSNVYLILVFLLLYAPIFYLILFSFNDGETMNSFTGFTLANYSAVFEDTRLLIIVLNTFLLAFLSALIATIIGTFGAMAIYYTKGRRGRTALLSFNNILLVSPDVIIGASFLIFFTAVGFISLGFTSVLLSHIAFSIPIVVLMVLPKLQEMNDSMVDAARDLGANNFQVLKNIVLPYLSPGIIAGYFMAFTYSLDDFAVTFFVTGNGFTTLSVEIYSRARQGISLEINALSALVFLFSMILVIGYYFISKDNTSKRMKKLRREQREVAKLS from the coding sequence ATGATCAGAAAAAAATTCAAATGGTCAAATGTTTATCTTATCCTTGTTTTTCTTCTGCTCTATGCACCGATTTTCTATTTGATCCTATTTTCTTTTAATGACGGAGAAACAATGAATTCATTTACCGGCTTTACATTAGCTAACTATTCTGCCGTATTCGAGGATACAAGGTTGTTGATCATCGTGTTGAATACATTCTTGCTGGCGTTTTTGTCAGCCTTGATTGCAACGATTATTGGAACCTTTGGGGCGATGGCGATTTATTACACAAAAGGTCGGCGAGGTCGAACGGCACTGTTGAGCTTCAACAATATTTTGTTGGTATCGCCAGATGTTATTATTGGTGCAAGCTTTTTGATTTTCTTTACAGCAGTCGGATTCATTAGCCTTGGTTTTACCAGTGTTCTCTTGTCTCATATTGCTTTCAGTATACCAATTGTCGTTCTGATGGTTCTGCCTAAATTGCAGGAAATGAACGATTCGATGGTTGATGCGGCAAGAGACTTGGGTGCAAATAATTTCCAAGTATTGAAAAATATCGTATTGCCGTATCTTTCTCCAGGAATCATTGCCGGGTATTTCATGGCGTTTACTTACTCTCTGGATGATTTTGCTGTGACATTTTTCGTGACAGGTAATGGGTTTACTACTCTTTCTGTTGAAATTTATTCTCGAGCAAGACAGGGGATCAGCTTGGAAATCAATGCGTTAAGCGCCTTGGTTTTTCTGTTCTCCATGATTCTTGTGATTGGCTATTACTTTATCAGTAAAGACAATACGTCGAAACGCATGAAGAAGCTGCGTCGCGAACAAAGAGAGGTGGCAAAACTTTCATGA
- a CDS encoding ABC transporter substrate-binding protein, producing MRKLNSLFLGIILIIVVLFLGVGQLERASGMAGADTLTIYNWGDYIDPQLIKEFEKETGYKVNYETFDSNEAMFTKIQQGGTAYDITIPSEYMIQKMISENMLLPIDHKKLTGLENIDERFLNLDFDPNNTYSIPYFWGTLGIIYNDKFVDGEKIQEWDDLWRPELKDNLMLIDGAREVIGLSLNSLGYSLNSKNAEELAEASDKLNKLTGNVKAIVADEIKMYMINEESAVAVSFSGEAAEMLDGNEHLHYVIPSQGSNLWFDNIVIPKTAKNIDGAYAFINFMLRPEIAAQNAEYIGYSTPNRKAEALLPKEISEDEQFYPNDETISRLEVYEDLGHKYLEIYNDLFLEFKMYRK from the coding sequence ATGAGAAAGCTAAACTCTTTATTTTTAGGGATTATTTTGATTATTGTGGTCCTGTTTCTTGGCGTTGGCCAGCTAGAACGTGCCAGTGGAATGGCTGGAGCAGATACGCTGACTATTTATAACTGGGGTGATTACATTGACCCTCAGCTGATCAAAGAGTTCGAAAAGGAAACCGGCTATAAGGTGAACTATGAAACCTTTGACTCCAATGAAGCAATGTTCACTAAAATTCAACAGGGCGGAACAGCCTATGACATTACGATTCCATCTGAATATATGATTCAAAAGATGATTAGTGAAAATATGCTTTTACCAATTGATCATAAGAAGTTGACTGGCTTGGAAAATATTGATGAACGCTTCTTGAATCTTGACTTTGATCCCAACAATACTTATTCGATTCCTTATTTCTGGGGAACACTGGGGATTATTTACAATGATAAGTTTGTTGATGGAGAAAAGATTCAAGAGTGGGATGATTTGTGGCGGCCGGAGCTGAAGGATAATCTCATGCTGATCGACGGTGCTCGAGAAGTTATTGGCTTGTCGTTGAACAGTCTGGGATATTCTTTGAATAGCAAGAATGCCGAGGAACTGGCTGAGGCTTCTGACAAATTGAACAAGCTAACTGGGAATGTCAAAGCCATCGTTGCAGACGAAATCAAGATGTACATGATCAATGAAGAAAGTGCTGTGGCAGTTTCCTTTTCAGGTGAAGCAGCTGAAATGTTAGATGGCAATGAGCATCTACACTATGTGATCCCATCTCAAGGATCGAATCTATGGTTTGATAATATCGTGATTCCTAAGACGGCAAAAAATATTGATGGTGCGTATGCCTTCATCAATTTCATGCTACGTCCGGAAATCGCAGCCCAAAATGCCGAATATATTGGTTATTCAACACCAAACCGAAAAGCAGAGGCTTTACTTCCAAAGGAAATTTCAGAGGATGAGCAGTTTTACCCAAATGATGAAACCATCTCTCGCTTGGAGGTTTATGAGGATCTAGGGCATAAGTATCTGGAAATCTATAATGACCTGTTTTTAGAGTTTAAGATGTATCGGAAATAG
- a CDS encoding XRE family transcriptional regulator has product MFFGEKLQSLRELNGLSRKEFADKIGVTEQAVWQYENQYTVPKFEVVNEVKKMFSVRSQFFYTQPFVKQVSKIESIAYRAEDRDSRKKAKMETAFVDFSSYFLDKFEEKLIPPLNTISALREEVIKLSNANSDFDNDSVTLEQIAEHARQKLHIHENKELLYKLEMSGVYILEKNMGASIDAYSTWTENGKPFIVLGNKKKSAVRRNFDLAHELGHLLLHYKIDMDSLSKDEHKKIEKEANDFASFFLLPKEQFLEDFSMISKKSNPKSYLDLKSKYMVSIGALEYRAYKLGLLTFEENRYFYASLNRYGYRKEEPLDEDIAIVRPGKIRALLDMVFKNKMYVLSDILDEYKIDRDFLESLFCLERDFLSKYDNDIEREYYSNDKIVSLFPNLG; this is encoded by the coding sequence ATGTTTTTCGGAGAGAAATTACAAAGTCTCAGGGAATTAAATGGTCTCTCCAGAAAGGAATTTGCTGATAAAATTGGGGTTACGGAACAGGCGGTTTGGCAATACGAGAACCAATATACTGTGCCAAAGTTTGAAGTAGTTAACGAGGTTAAGAAAATGTTTTCTGTAAGATCTCAATTTTTCTATACCCAACCATTTGTAAAGCAAGTTTCTAAAATAGAAAGTATTGCCTATAGAGCTGAAGATAGGGATTCAAGAAAGAAAGCGAAAATGGAGACAGCATTTGTCGATTTTTCAAGTTATTTCTTAGATAAATTTGAAGAAAAACTAATTCCACCACTTAACACAATTTCTGCATTAAGAGAAGAAGTAATAAAGTTATCTAACGCGAATAGTGATTTTGACAATGATTCTGTCACTCTAGAGCAGATTGCTGAGCATGCTAGACAGAAATTGCATATACATGAAAATAAAGAACTTCTGTATAAGCTTGAAATGTCGGGTGTTTATATTCTAGAGAAGAATATGGGAGCATCTATTGATGCTTATAGCACATGGACAGAAAATGGGAAACCGTTTATTGTTTTGGGAAATAAGAAGAAATCTGCCGTACGTAGAAATTTTGATCTAGCACACGAGTTGGGTCATTTATTATTGCATTACAAGATTGACATGGATTCTTTATCTAAAGATGAACATAAAAAGATAGAAAAGGAAGCTAACGATTTTGCTTCATTTTTCTTGTTACCAAAAGAACAGTTTTTAGAAGATTTTTCAATGATTTCCAAAAAATCAAATCCAAAATCGTATTTAGATTTGAAATCAAAATACATGGTGTCTATAGGAGCTTTAGAATACAGGGCTTACAAATTAGGGTTACTCACATTTGAAGAAAATCGGTATTTCTATGCTTCCTTAAATAGGTATGGATATAGAAAAGAAGAACCTTTAGATGAAGATATTGCGATTGTTCGTCCAGGTAAGATAAGAGCTCTTCTAGATATGGTCTTTAAGAATAAAATGTATGTATTATCAGATATATTAGATGAGTACAAAATTGATCGTGATTTTTTAGAATCATTGTTTTGTTTAGAAAGAGATTTTCTTAGCAAATACGATAATGATATTGAAAGAGAATACTACTCAAATGACAAAATTGTATCTCTATTCCCAAATCTAGGCTAA
- a CDS encoding GntR family transcriptional regulator, producing the protein MPKYKEIAIALKKKIVDGEYSEGEVLPDQETLAKIYTTSRVTIRKAIQLLIDEGLLYTRRGSGTYVRTNIKKNDKNVTQINSVFGTSVQEGAEVTSKIIRFDVRFPTVDECESLKIKKNDPVYDIKRVRYVHDEARSIETSIMPLKYIQDLDENILKGSIYNYIREKLGYVISAAQRVIIASKANELDSEEFNVAIGAPILETNQVVFFDDGTPFDFSKTRYPFISGKVFTDIT; encoded by the coding sequence ATGCCTAAATATAAAGAAATTGCCATTGCTTTAAAGAAAAAAATTGTTGATGGAGAATATAGTGAAGGAGAGGTATTGCCAGATCAAGAAACCCTCGCAAAAATCTATACGACTAGTCGAGTAACGATTAGAAAAGCGATACAACTGTTGATTGATGAAGGGTTACTCTATACAAGACGGGGGTCCGGTACTTATGTCAGAACGAATATCAAAAAGAATGATAAGAATGTGACACAAATCAATAGTGTTTTTGGTACATCTGTTCAAGAAGGGGCAGAAGTGACAAGTAAAATCATCCGTTTTGATGTTCGTTTTCCTACGGTTGATGAGTGTGAGTCATTGAAAATAAAAAAAAATGACCCTGTTTATGACATCAAGCGTGTTAGATATGTACATGATGAAGCAAGAAGTATTGAAACATCGATCATGCCGTTGAAGTATATCCAGGATTTGGATGAAAATATTTTAAAAGGGTCTATTTATAATTATATAAGAGAGAAATTGGGCTATGTAATCAGCGCTGCCCAACGTGTGATTATTGCTTCCAAAGCAAATGAGTTAGATAGTGAAGAATTTAATGTTGCTATTGGTGCGCCTATATTAGAAACGAACCAAGTTGTTTTTTTTGATGATGGAACTCCTTTTGACTTTTCTAAAACAAGATACCCATTCATATCTGGAAAAGTATTTACGGATATCACTTAG
- a CDS encoding PTS sugar transporter subunit IIC encodes MNEEKKQKREALMGKFVLMAQKIGQQIYLRTLRDSFATIMPLFILAGIAILINSVVLDSTGWFKNLISAETMSTWQNWGNIITNATLNITGIILVIAIGYFLAKNREYDNPIGVVIAVVPAFLTLLPMMIETTPIDAENAVKINGVISYGNIGSKGVFAAIITGLLATELYIRLTRSEKLKINLGDSVPPAVGKSFNTMVPLIIVVSLFAFASFLIQLTGNDFMSIIERFIQEPLRGVGTSYFGYLLLVCFGNLLFSFGIHQSVVTGPILDPLLMVNMNENMDAAAAGQQAPHIINSAFHQVYGALMGGTGSTIALVLAILIFSRYRAYRDLSKLALGPNLFNINEPVIFGLPIVFNLPMIIPFVLSPIVGTSIGYLATTAGFVNRCVVTIPWTTPPFLSGFLATAGDWRAMIVQAIIIVALIFFYLPFLKISERVARASAENATY; translated from the coding sequence ATGAATGAGGAAAAAAAGCAAAAAAGAGAAGCGTTGATGGGAAAGTTCGTTTTGATGGCTCAGAAAATCGGTCAACAAATTTATTTAAGAACATTACGTGATTCGTTTGCTACGATTATGCCGTTATTCATTTTAGCAGGGATAGCTATTTTAATTAATTCAGTGGTATTAGATTCTACAGGTTGGTTCAAAAATCTCATTAGTGCAGAGACGATGTCGACTTGGCAAAATTGGGGGAATATCATAACGAACGCCACGTTAAATATTACCGGCATTATTCTTGTCATAGCAATCGGCTATTTTTTAGCAAAAAATAGAGAATACGATAATCCAATTGGTGTTGTGATTGCAGTTGTTCCAGCCTTTTTGACTCTGCTTCCAATGATGATTGAAACCACACCAATTGATGCAGAGAACGCGGTGAAAATCAATGGTGTGATCAGCTATGGAAATATTGGTTCAAAAGGAGTCTTTGCCGCAATCATTACCGGATTACTGGCAACAGAATTGTACATTCGTCTGACTCGATCAGAGAAGCTAAAAATTAATTTAGGTGACAGTGTTCCTCCAGCAGTAGGAAAATCATTCAACACGATGGTTCCTTTAATCATTGTGGTTTCACTATTTGCTTTTGCTTCATTTTTGATCCAATTAACTGGAAATGATTTTATGTCGATTATCGAACGGTTTATCCAAGAACCCTTACGTGGTGTAGGAACGTCATATTTTGGCTATTTATTATTAGTTTGTTTTGGAAATTTGCTATTTTCTTTTGGTATTCATCAATCTGTGGTTACAGGACCGATCCTTGATCCGCTATTGATGGTAAACATGAATGAAAACATGGATGCTGCAGCAGCGGGGCAACAGGCTCCGCACATTATCAATTCAGCATTCCATCAAGTATATGGGGCGTTGATGGGTGGAACTGGTTCGACCATTGCGCTAGTTTTAGCAATCCTGATTTTCAGCCGTTATCGTGCGTATAGAGATTTGTCTAAGTTGGCTTTAGGTCCGAATCTTTTCAATATCAATGAACCCGTCATTTTTGGTTTACCAATTGTGTTCAACTTACCGATGATCATCCCGTTTGTTCTATCACCTATCGTAGGGACTAGCATTGGCTACTTGGCAACCACCGCAGGATTCGTAAATCGATGTGTTGTAACGATCCCTTGGACGACTCCGCCATTTTTAAGTGGTTTTCTAGCAACAGCTGGTGATTGGCGGGCAATGATTGTGCAGGCAATTATCATTGTGGCACTAATATTCTTTTATCTGCCATTCTTGAAAATCAGTGAAAGAGTTGCACGTGCAAGTGCTGAAAATGCAACATATTAG
- a CDS encoding glycoside hydrolase family 1 protein → MKDDWNENMVKKKFFWGDSSSSMQTEGAWNEDGKGPSVYDIREATETTSDWKHGIDRYNRYEEDLDLIQEMGMNFYRFQTSWSRINPMGDGEFNEAGLLFYDRYIDAMLARDIEPMLCLYHFDMPLNLAQNYEGFMSKHVVDAFVEYGKKVVDRYKSKVKYWVTFNEQNLYSTPLAFLYGGTLKTEDTAENIHQIAHNIMVAHAKIANYIHETTDGEIGGMLAYSNMYPATNDPKDILVAREWDEFINQNLLDAFCGRGYSKQVRTFENQHFQLEISEEEIAEIEKVTSDYLAFSYYCTGSLSHKNIPPHVAPNYYLAFGEVENPFVSQNQWKLGIDPLGFRDIINRMYQKYHVPIFPVENGIGTKEEWDGKNSIKDEYRIYYHDQHIKAMKDAMAIDGCEVLGYLGWGLIDLPSSMGDMEKRYGMVYVNRGNHELRDMKRVPKKSFYWFRDFLKKECSEKSN, encoded by the coding sequence ATGAAGGATGATTGGAATGAGAACATGGTAAAGAAAAAATTTTTTTGGGGCGATTCTTCATCAAGCATGCAAACGGAAGGCGCGTGGAATGAAGATGGAAAAGGGCCTTCTGTTTACGATATTCGTGAAGCAACAGAAACGACATCGGATTGGAAGCACGGAATCGACCGATACAACAGATATGAAGAGGATCTTGATTTAATACAGGAAATGGGGATGAACTTCTATCGCTTTCAAACCTCCTGGTCACGTATTAATCCAATGGGGGATGGAGAATTTAATGAAGCCGGACTGTTGTTTTACGATCGATACATTGATGCTATGCTAGCGAGAGATATAGAGCCGATGCTATGCCTTTATCACTTCGATATGCCTCTCAACTTAGCTCAAAACTACGAGGGATTCATGAGTAAACATGTAGTAGATGCGTTTGTGGAATATGGGAAAAAAGTTGTAGACCGCTACAAAAGCAAAGTGAAATATTGGGTTACATTCAATGAACAAAATCTCTATTCAACACCTCTGGCATTTTTGTATGGAGGAACCCTGAAAACAGAAGATACGGCAGAAAACATCCATCAAATTGCTCATAATATCATGGTAGCCCATGCGAAGATCGCGAATTATATCCATGAAACGACAGATGGAGAAATTGGAGGGATGTTGGCTTATTCCAATATGTATCCTGCCACTAATGATCCTAAAGATATCTTGGTGGCAAGGGAATGGGATGAATTCATCAATCAGAATCTTCTTGATGCTTTTTGTGGACGGGGCTATTCCAAACAAGTTCGAACATTTGAGAATCAACATTTCCAGTTAGAAATATCAGAGGAAGAAATTGCAGAGATCGAGAAAGTAACAAGTGATTATCTTGCATTTAGTTATTATTGCACAGGATCACTAAGCCATAAAAATATTCCACCACATGTGGCTCCAAACTATTACTTGGCTTTTGGTGAGGTTGAAAATCCGTTTGTTTCACAAAATCAATGGAAGCTCGGGATCGATCCTTTGGGGTTTAGAGATATCATCAATAGAATGTATCAAAAATACCATGTTCCTATTTTCCCTGTAGAAAATGGAATTGGTACAAAAGAAGAGTGGGATGGGAAGAATTCAATCAAGGATGAGTATCGAATTTATTATCACGACCAACATATCAAAGCGATGAAGGATGCCATGGCTATCGATGGTTGTGAAGTCCTAGGATATCTTGGCTGGGGCTTGATCGATTTGCCAAGCTCGATGGGGGATATGGAAAAAAGGTACGGTATGGTTTATGTTAATCGCGGAAATCATGAGTTGCGCGATATGAAGCGTGTACCGAAAAAGAGCTTTTATTGGTTCAGAGACTTTCTTAAAAAAGAATGCAGTGAAAAAAGTAATTGA